The sequence below is a genomic window from Lycium ferocissimum isolate CSIRO_LF1 chromosome 9, AGI_CSIRO_Lferr_CH_V1, whole genome shotgun sequence.
catgttcggccaccatttcaaacactcaaaaaaatcaaaacaactTATGTTCGTTTTCAAagaacttataagctaagccaaacgggctctaagtctATTTTTTACTTTATCCGAATACTATGTTAATGTGGAGGTCCAACTACATCAGTCAATAATCTGTCTGTACAAACTTCCTTGTGGTTTTTGTTTTCGGCCTCGAGTGCACACGCCGAGCAAATATTCATGTTTCTCAATGAACCTCAAAGAAATATcggaaaggaaaaggaaaactaggaaaaccaAAGAAAACAGTAAACATTTAAATAATGTGAAGCACCAATGATCACAATCACACGAGTACCTATTATAAACTCGTCTTCCGCAGTTGTAGCAGAAAACACCACCGCACCTACATCCAGACGAAAAGAGAATCAGATTAAACTTTAAAGTAACACACTTGAAAGAGTGCAGTTTTTTTTAACAGAGCAAAGGTATGACAATATCAATCAAATTAATTCACATAACATATAGTTTATTTCTCAAGGCCTGCGTGCCTTTATAATGCCTCAGAACTGAACAAAATCAAAGACTGGAAGAAATGCATAGGAGAGTACATTAAATCATGATAagatacacaaatatatagcaGAATCGCTAGAGGCCTTTTCAGGGCTTATTTTGTGGTGGAACAATTACAATTGCTAGATTTATAGGCCTAAAgtattatactccctctgttccaaaaagattgtcctcttttcctttttagtctgtcccaaaaagattgtcccctttctatatttagaaacaatttaactttataaaatgatttacagccacacaaatatctaaggcttattttggaccacacatttcaaaagtcttcctttatttcttaaactttgtgtcaaatcaaaataggacaatctttttgggacggagggagtaggaCTTTTCAGGCCTTATCTTGAAGCTCACTAATCAACAACATATTAGCAATTCATTCCCTGTTTGTGAAAATACAGAAATATACAATTATTTATTAAGATATAATcgatatttgcaccattttctAATTCTAGCAAGCAGATATTTAACTGCCACTAAGAAGATATAAAGGGGCAACTCGGTGTACAAAGTATCCCGCGTTAGCAGGGTGCAGAATAGGGCCGCACTCTAAGAGGTGTGATGTAGACAACCTACCCTAATGAAAACACCAAAGGACTGCTTCTACGGCTCCAACCTGTTACCTATAGGTCACACAGAGAGAATTTTACCGTTGCTCTAAGACTCTCTTCCCAATAAGAAGATGGATATATAGGTCCTAAAAATCTCTTAACTAGGGAGCCATGGATGCGGAGGAGGGATCAATATTACATTTTTTTATCTTCTGGTTGTAATTACTAAAAGCAAGTACTCAAAATCCTGCCTTTTCTGTCCAGTGTCCACATTACTTCCCCTTGAGTTGAAACcttatcaatcaatcaactatgcTTCAATCAAATTTCTGCTTTATTTGGAGTCTTTTTGATTTAATACTAAATATTTGCACGACTGTTTCTACCTAAtccttcttctctttctctttgaaTTTTTGTTTAATCATCCAACGTCCTGTTCCATATGGTGAACATTAGAAAGCTCGTCATAGGGTTTTAGGCTATATTACCGCTCAGAGGCGGACtcaaaaaatttgaagtttatgattTCTGAAATGACCTCAACTTAATATGCATTGGGGTTCACCATGAAAtagttatatttatttaatagaTTTTAAATACAAATACAAGGTCTAAGAAAAAGTTGTTGAGTTCACATGAACCCGTAAGCTTAACGTTGGATAAGCCCCTAATAAGGCTCTCTAATTCTTAGATTAATACCATAACAATTTCCAAAACGTCCAGACTACAGTATAATGCAAACCCCGAAAGTTGTAATCCATCCCAGGCAAAGATGAGATTTTTCATATATCTCTATTAACATATATAACCCTAAGCAACGAATAAacaagtttatattttttttcttaaaaaaaaaaaaagacgaagaGGAGAGGAAAAAGCAACTTAAACCAACCTGCAGGTGACAATTTTGCAACCTTGATTACGCTCAATAAAGTGGCGACACCGAGGATACCTCTTCCAATTTTTACGCTTAGCAAGCACATGAAAAGCCACGTCCCCATTGCTTTCGCAACTTAACCTAGCGTGCCATGGAACCTTACACTTAAAAGCAAAATAACGTTTTACAATTTGGACATTTCGATTTCTTAGCATTCCCACAACACTCATCCAAAATCAATGCCGAACAATTCCGATTCGGACAGTAACATTGAGACAACGTTGAAATAGAGCATTCACATAATACGTCACACCATTTAACAAATAGCTGGGGGGTCAATAGATTTCGACAAGATACAGGGTCGAAAAAGTGGTTACAATTTAAATAGGGACATGGAATATTTCCTATGTTGTCGTCTAGCTTGACGGTGATGTACTTTATGATACAGTCGGTACAGAAGGGATGTAAACAAAGGTTTTGgttcttgaatttcttgttgGGTAACACCATAGGCTTGATACATATTTCACAGGTGAGTGGTTGGTTTTGGCCGAGGTTTTGCAGTGTGTTTCCCATGATCAGTGTGACTGTGTGAGTGATGACGTTTGATTTTATTGGTCACTTTGTGAGTCCACGTATACTTATTTGCAGTTATACGCCTTCTTTTCCAAGTTAGCCGGAATTTCTTGGTATATCATATAACAAGTTAAACAAATATAGAGGTAGTTTGGTTCAATGGATTATGTAAGTTATATCGGTATATATTTTGGGGTTAAGTTTGTTCTGTGTTTGATTGAAGGTCTTAACTAAATTTTTATACCGAAATATTGGTATAACTTATTCCAAATATAAGGTGGATAAGTTATTCAGGTTATAATTCTGATTTTGGGATATCCTGGTTTTGGACCAAACCAccccttaggggtcgtttggttgggataTAAGTTATCCCAAAATTACTTATCCCACTCTCCCGCAGAGATAAAATCTACAATCTCGGGATAACTAATACCAGGATTAATTATACCGTAATTTTATCCAACCACACGTAGATAAACTCATCTTAAATTTAATCCCGAAATTATTTATCCCTCATTCCTCATAGCAAACGAGCCCTTATAGTTTTATCCTAATTTAAATTTGTCATATATTATAACTTGTataggaaaaggaaagaaactcCGAGTCCTGCAGAAGTTATCGAACCTTTCTGACTACACAAATTAAGGGAAATGTTTAAGTATAATAATGATCCTGTAAAAGAATTTACATTaacaaattatgaaaaaataacACTCCAATCATTGACGGTCTATAAAAAGGGACTAAAGCATGAGCTAGTAATTAACACAGAAAAGAACGGCACTGAGATATATAACTACATTGATAATGTAAAACATCTCCTAAAATTCCATCCTATTGAGACCGAACGTGGCCGGACCAGTTGGTCCTGTCACATCGGTGTGTTGGTAAAACCTTAGGTCGGTAGGAACCCTATTCGAGTCTAATTGTAATAGATTTGGTTTTATTTATGGTGAATCTGTAATTATGGTAATATAAGATTTATAGTTCTATTGGAATAGGGTTACCTTATTAGACTAGGGTAATGAGGACCTTATTTGTATATAAGGAGGTCATTATTAGGGGTGTCAATAGTTTTCAAAAAACCGACTTACCGACCGAATCGTACCGAACTGAACCGATTTTTaggttttttaaaataaaactgaCAGTTTTTATATAGATTTATAATCGTACCGAATAACTAGGTTGATTTTTGACGAGGCCAAAGTGCATAGTAAAATTCACTCATACTCTATCAAATTCTAGTATAGTTTAAGATATTGTCCCATAGAGATTGGAACCACCTAGGCTACAATGTGTATTGTGTTGGTTACTATTTGAGAAATTCAAATTGATGAAATGAGAggttttgaaattataaattacttaaaataaaacaattaatttataataaaacaaacaacttaatagaaaatttaaaaagaaaagagttgggAGTCATTGAATCCACTTGGtacaattataataaaattttattctAGTAAATTccacaaaagaataggaaaaCTTTTTTGACTTGATTTGTGTTATGAGGAATAAAGACCTCTTGCGATTAGCccttaaatcaataaacttatttgagtcacAGTTCCTCCGCGAGAATtagaactgaaagaaataaaatagagacccctcaaatcattaaacttatttgagtcaatccctcTATGAGAATTAGGaccgaaagaaataagataacaattttaaaccaacaaaattatttgaattaatccctctgtgagaattaggactaaaagaaataatattgaGATTTTTGAATCGACAAACTAGCTTGAAttaatccctccgtgagaataAGGACTAAAAGAAGCAAGATCAAAGAtttgaatatcaagaaatgaaaaaaaaattaaagtaaagatAATTATTATAACATCATACCAAGCTTCTTCAACTATCTCAATAAAAAGAAACTACTCCATTAAGGAGTatgtaagaaagaaattaaaaataaaatactactcctacaaatataaaataaaaagaagagaaaatagaGCAAAGACTATTTCTTATGTCTTTCTCAAGATTAGATTCGTTTATCTCTAAGCAAAGtgatgcctctatttataggaaaatataGTATCTCCCCCTACAAATGCATTCCTTGAAGTAGTGCTCACATCTGTGACCTTACTTGACGGGTGAGAGTATGACAGTGGTAGTCGCGCCCGTGAATTTTGCAACTTCATTCTTGATGTCAATAGTTGACGggtgtgagtatgaaagtgGCGGTCACACCGGATTTCAACAGTTGATGggtgtgagtatgaaagtgGCGGTCATACCCGTGGATTTCAACAGTTGACGggtgtgagtatgaaagtgGTGGTCACACCCGTGGATTGTACAACTTCTTTCTTGATGCCAACACTTGACGggtgtgagtatgaaagtgCTGGTTACACCCGTGGATTTTGCAACTTCTCCCAATGTTGTCTTTATGTAGTTCCCACATGTGAAATTTCAGGGTTGTGAACATTAACTTGTTGTTGCAGCCATGAAATATATTCTTATCTCTTTGGCATTTgcttatttttcattcttccgATATATTCTTTTTCCTGTAAGATTCTATCGTAAAAATATGAGAgaataagatataattattcatgttttattttaaaatttatttttttatgtataaaattacatgaataatttacacccatcaatttttaattttataaaaataaaccgaaaaaataccgaaccgtACTGAATAAGTttgtatatgtaaaatatattctatatattaactttaaatataataaaatattaatattttcgCCTTGAGTTCGGGATGATGAATACGACTACAAGCCGGCAATATAATTAACACCTAAAGTTCCAACGCTGAAACCTATTCTAATACTCCCcattgaaattaaattagttctAGCATCTTGAGTAGTAACTTGCTTGTAAGCTACAAGGTATGCCAACGATCTTGGATAGAAAGCTACAaagtatcaaatatctttcttctcatttaattttaaatttatcttattGGAAACTTAATATTAGTAGACTCCATTCTTGAGTCCTCTCTTGATTGATTTTTGCCCCATCATATGATCTAAATTATACAActtttttttgtctttgcttAACACTTGTGGGATCAATCTTTATTCTTATCATCTTTCATGTTTTTGATTCATCACCCTTTAAATAGTAAAAATGTCTAGAGAGATTTTGTCAAAGTCCTATAAAAGTATACATGATATCGTGTCTTTAACTTTTACTAGTGACTGTAACATGatgttctttttctaaaaaaaaaaaacgaaaatcaaccgaaccgtaccgatacCGAGATGATGGAACAGTTTCGAAAAGGCTAATTTTGGTTCTAAAAAATCATATTACTGAAAAATTgatatggtataaattttataaaataaccccCCGAACCataccattgacacccctagactcattatgatgaatgaaaagcagaAAGAATTCTCCCATTATTCTTGTCTCTCTAAATTTTCGTCCCTGTCTTaattttaacatggtatcagagccacgTTAGAAAGAACACGCAAATCCTAAAACGATGCATGGCAGGTGACAGAGAAACTGGCGATAAAAGCAAAGAAATCGCCGGTGAAGAAAACAAAGCCCAAAGTTTGTGGAATATTTGATGAGGCTGTTTACTTTGGTCAACGAGCtttttttagcttttaaataatttttcaatGAAATAGGATGATCTCTTGCCAAACCTTCACCCATTTTTGGGCTAAATAGTATTCTAGGATATATTCCTTGAAAGTTTGTGgatggaaaaaataattattttgatgatttttccGCAATTATACTATAATAAGTTGAGTGATCTTCATTTCGTGCAATTAACCCATTTGTCAGTCTATTTCCGAAGATCAAGTATGTCATATATACGATTCGTCATACAAAAGTCATTTTATTATAGGACTCACAATTTCATAGATCCTGTGATGATAAAAATGACGCGGTGCGCGCTCTTTGTATGTTTTTATTGTAGAAGATAAACCAAAAAATGAATCTAAAAACTGTGTGGTGCTTTGTTTCTTATCAGTGAATGAGAGACGAAGATAGAGGGAGGGGTGGATCTGGAATGGATGAGCAAGAGAAGAAGAACGGGTTTTTCAAATTGNNNNNNNNNNNNNNNNNNNNNNNNNNNNNNNNNNNNNNNNNNNNNNNNNNNNNNNNNNNNNNNNNNNNNNNNNNNNNNNNNNNNNNNNNNNNNNNNNNNNATATTGTTAGTGATCGCGATTCTCGCTTCACTAGAAACTTTTGGACCCAGCTCTTCAAGTGCATGGGTTCCAAGTTGAGCCATAGTTCGAGTTTTCATCCCCAATCTAATGGCCAGACGGAACGGTTCAATGGCATCTTTGGATGACTATCTTCGCACTTTCAGGATCGTTTCTCGTGCTAATTGGGTGAAGCTCTTGGATGCTGCTCAGTTGTGTTTCAACGCCCAAAAGAGCTCGAGTACCAACAAGAGCGCTTTTGAAATTGTTAACGGGCAGCAACCACTTCTCCCACATACTGTTGATGCCCCAAATGTGTCTAAATCTCCCAGAGCTGCTAGCTTCTCTAAGGAATGGAAGGTAGAACCTGGGAAGAGTGCGGAGACTACCTTGAGAAGGCCCGTGCGGATGAAGAAACATGCGTGAGAACCGCCGCTTCGTGGAGTATCAAGTTGGTGACAAAGTGATGGTGAAATCCCAAAGCGGTACCTGTTTGCGGGGACTAGCGACCCGCCCATTCGCAAAATATCTCGGACCTTTGTCCATTGTGAAACGCATTGGGGAAGTGGCTTACCGTGTTGATGTCCCAGCTTGGTGGAAgatccatccagttttccatgtcagCCTATTGAAACCTTTTCAGGAAGACAAGGATGATCCCTCAAGGAGCCAGCTCACAATACCCGGTATTCGAGCAAACAAAACATCTTGAAAAAGAGCAGTAGAAGCCATACTTGATGATCGGGTGATTCATGCATCACGAAAGACCACCAGGAGTTCCTGGTGAAATGGATAGGATGCGATGCTGAGGAGAACACATGGGAAAGGGCGAAAGACTTGAAGGCCTTCCAGGATTTGATTGATGATTACCTTGCAAGGAAGGCTCCGAGGACGTCGCCAAATCAGGTGGGGGAGAATGTCATGGGTGGCTTTACCGCCATGCCCAATGACCCCTTGGTCGCACCCCATGGCCCCAGTGTCATGGACGACCCCGTGGTCTCGATCGCACCAAGCGACAAGAACGCCCATGCTAATGTCCCTCCATCGTTCGCTCGTGACCGAGCCCACGCGGCCGTGCCCAAAGCGCCCGTCGCCAGCCGGCGCCCTCAACGCTCGCTGGAGTCGGCCGCCCCGAGTGCGCCCGACGGACGGCGACTTGCGCGCGCGTgacgcgcgcgcgcgcgcgcgcgcacgACGACTGCGCCCCTGGCGCTCGACCGTGCCCGCACCCCCGCGCGCACGGCGTGCTGCCATGATCCGAAGTTGCTGTAATGGACTGCTCTAGTTTAGGTCACTTTTGATGTAAATATAGAGTAGTTTACTTCCTGTTCTTGTAGTATGATTCTCTAGCTTTTTTATGTCTACTCCTGTAActtggatttttatttttaaagcatTATTAGAGGGGATATAGCTGGTGAAATCAAAACGCATTCAAACCTTCTGCAAAGGTGTTCTCTCCCCCTCGAACACCCCAGCTCTCTTGTAATCAATTCTCTGTTAATACAAACAAGCATTTTCGTTTTCAATTCTCTCATTGCAAATTGTTGACGACACGGTTTTCCTACACGACATTGACAATCTAGTCTACCGTGTAGAGGGGACCTCAGGTCGGCGGATAGTGATCACACGGAAGTCGGATTACTTAGCCTTACGTCGCCCTTCTAAACATCTCAAGAAGGCGCCGCGTAACAGATATCATGGCAAACGCACCCATGCTGGGTGTTGTTTGATGATACCACATTGTGGTAACAAATGGTGCGTTGCGTCTGATAAAATAGAGGACAATTGATTTATAACTAATCGGTGTGGTAATTGTTcaacaatatttatttttagtaaatattcggtattaattagtttaatttaatttcctGTTTCCGTAATAATTAAAGACTAAATGTCGTAGGATAAAGTTCATTACATTGCacaaattataaaagaacaaacaaataaatggATATGATTATAAGTTGAAAAAATTGATTATGATAAATTGTTTAGCTCAAATTAACTTGTCCATCTTTGCAAACTTTGAACGGATTATGATCGATCTACCCATTTAATTGGACTCGTTTAAGCAATAGCTGAATCCACCCATTTAAATTTCATCTGTCAATCTATTCTGAAAagcaaacatatcataacttctCAGTAGATGTCGAATTTATTACAAATACAAAATGGATACAACGGATAGAAAACAAGCCTAGACTTTCTGACcaagaataaaataaattccCTGACAAACAAGCAACCATAAACacacaaaataacaaaaatactgaaagaaaaatgaaattgaaaatttCTAAATAAGGAAACAACCAATGGCTTATGCGCATTGGAAGTTCTTGGGGGCATACTTTCCACAGTTGTTGAGCAATAAGCTGAGGGAAAGTGGAACATTTAGGTTAATTCCCAACACATTAGCTTTAATGGCAGTGCAAAGGCAAACAGCAGCATCAAGATCAGCAAGTCCTTGAATTAGAGAGCAACATGGTGTTTTAGCTGGGCTACTTCCAATGACAAGGTGCACTAAGTCATTCAACAAATTGGCACACACTTTTAGCTTTAGTGTGTCCTTCGGGCACTTACCCTTTGATGATGGGGTTGATGGGGTAGAGGGGGTTGATGGGGTGGAGGGGGTAGATGGTGTAGAGGGGGTAGGGGTAGGGTGGGGTTTGTGGTGTGGGGGTGGTGGGCATGGGACATAAGTGGAACTAACCatattgaagaaaagaatgttcAATGTGAGAACAAGAGCAATTGAGGATGCACCACCGAACTTAGCCATTTTTCAGAGTTAATTAGCACTCTCAACGATTGAATGTGCCTAATTAATGAAAATGTTGTTTGCTTGGTGTTTGAAATGATGAAATGAGTGGGTATTTATAGgtaaaaattttgattttttttttttaatatatattttcaaatttctgAAATTAATTTGATGAGAGAGCCCATGTGGACATATTGCAGCGGGAATACAGAGACTATATATCAAGACAAGTTGGCAAATGGAACTTGGGATAGGATTGTGATGAATTATAGACTTTGTAGTCTTGTAAATTTCATTAGTTGTCTATTTATCTTCTTCCTCAAAGAAAAATTATCCACCCTTTAATTTCACATGGGACTTCACTTATTCTCTCTAATTATTTGAACACTGATCTCGAGCATGCTCGATCGACCTGTGTCAAAACTTGGATCCAATCaagattaattttctttttgttcagCTTGGAAACTAGCTAGTAATAGTGCTGTCTATTTGTTCTACTATGCAAGTGGAAGAGTAAAAAGGAAGATATGCCAGAAATGCTTAGGTTGGGATTTTGTACACTACCAAGAAGTTTCTTCTGTACACTACCAAGAAGTTTCTTcctatatatttttctattaatATTGATAGCAACTGTTCATTTTTCTTAATCTGACAACAATAGTTATGTCTCAATTCTAAATAAGTTAAGAtcagttttatgaataaaatcatctcGGACCAAAATTATacacaatataaataaaaattgaaaagtagtACTAGAAGTTCTCTATATTTTTTCATTGGACGAAAAGCTCCTAAAATGCATGGTATCCTGAAATAAATGTATTAACCTGACTAAAACATATTTCCGATTAAttattttctctatattttttcATTGGGAGAAAAATCTCCTAAAAAGCATAGTACCCTGACGTAAATGTATTAACCTGACTAAAACATATTtccaattaattattttcatgttttgattccagaggaaaacaacaaaaaagacATAGTGCGATTGATGCAAATGAACATCATCCAGCTATAGTGAATCTTTTCTGTTTATCACTACTCCGTACTATATTGATTTGACAACAGCGAACTCACCTGACACTAAACAAACAAGTAATTGCTCGCAAAACAGGACAGTATATATTGTAGAGAATGACACGTAGAAATAATTAAGATTGAGCCGTGACATATAGAGGCGGATGGAGCACTATAATTTGTGATTCAATTGAACCTCAAATTTTTGATGTCAGGTGTAAATTTATGTAACTTtattaaaattacaataaatagtagatatgaactcaTAACTTTAGAAATGTAATGGTTTAGTGCTAAAAATTTAAGATGTTAAACccctaaaatttaaaattctagaTCCACCTCTGATGACAGAGAAGTGATTTCACGGATTAATAATGTGCTAATTGAATAATCAGCCTTAATAACAGGTTAATCAGAAAAGAACATCCTGTGATCGTGGGTCGTCTAACACTATGCTCGAATGTCCTAATTAAATTTTAGAGAAGAAAAACACTACCCTTTTTGTCTcattttatgtgacacttttcatttttttcgagatttaaattatataaactttaacaaacatttaaaaaatgttgtttttttatcatattgatatgaaaaagaattacaacttataatatattttgtatatttttttgaatatctaaattttaatttttaagtatTAAGTTGATAAATTCAATTTATCTTCAAATATTAGTCAAA
It includes:
- the LOC132030415 gene encoding 14 kDa proline-rich protein DC2.15-like, with the protein product MAKFGGASSIALVLTLNILFFNMVSSTYVPCPPPPHHKPHPTPTPSTPSTPSTPSTPSTPSTPSSKGKCPKDTLKLKVCANLLNDLVHLVIGSSPAKTPCCSLIQGLADLDAAVCLCTAIKANVLGINLNVPLSLSLLLNNCGKYAPKNFQCA